In Musa acuminata AAA Group cultivar baxijiao chromosome BXJ2-10, Cavendish_Baxijiao_AAA, whole genome shotgun sequence, a genomic segment contains:
- the LOC135625981 gene encoding pentatricopeptide repeat-containing protein At4g33170-like: MMFLKLKCAKPRHLCELLKRFSFGAVSFDVHSLAHFLDACMYDVAAAHACLLKSHGLASCSAPWNKILDLYCRSGLFRRAQQLFDVIPSRDVVSYNTLISAHVRQGHATFESLRLYTRMLCENIKPDNVTLSMLLATSSMLVEQIHSHSTKMGLNSNAFVGGALVSGYERCRGLEEAIRTFEEIEEMDVVSWNILIDVCARRGSKRHAVDMFCRMRKEGGGALDCFTLTSVLKTCSERGDLSLGMQLHGCSWKAGLVRDTPIGNALITMYMKCGGGLDSAVEVFQTILDPNIISWTAIISGLVQNGLAKEAAGFYCEMVYVGMMENEFCFTSVLPAFSMLVSLDHGRMIHSRIIKSGFCCDVMVGNALIDMYFKCGSAEDAQMAFETMRNHDTVSWTITILGFGQHGKGEEALQIFRALERSGTSPDSVTFLALLSTCSHGGLVEEGIKIFHSMVNDYNIKPKREHCACVIDMLGRAGKLSEAEKFIQEMGIERDPLAWESLLGTCAIHGATELGERSAEKVMELEPHKDGPYVLLSNIYAEQKMWEEKVKLRGRLDASMLAKDVGYSWSSGFKV, encoded by the coding sequence ATGATGTTCCTCAAGCTTAAGTGCGCGAAACCCCGCCACCTCTGCGAGCTTCTTAAACGATTCTCCTTCGGCGCCGTTTCCTTTGACGTGCACAGCTTAGCCCACTTCCTCGACGCTTGCATGTACGACGTGGCGGCCGCCCATGCCTGCCTTCTGAAGTCCCATGGCTTGGCCAGTTGTTCCGCACCGTGGAACAAAATCCTCGATCTTTACTGCAGAAGCGGCCTATTTCGACGAGCTCAGCAGCTGTTCGACGTAATTCCCAGCAGAGACGTTGTCTCTTATAACACGCTGATCTCTGCTCACGTTCGCCAGGGTCATGCTACCTTTGAGTCTCTGCGACTCTATACTCGGATGCTGTGCGAGAACATCAAGCCCGACAACGTCACCCTATCGATGTTGCTCGCCACTTCGAGTATGTTGGTGGAGCAAATCCACTCCCATTCGACCAAGATGGGTCTCAACTCGAATGCTTTCGTTGGGGGAGCCTTGGTCAGCGGCTACGAGAGATGTCGAGGGCTGGAGGAAGCAATCCGCACATTTGAGGAGATCGAGGAGATGGATGTGGTCTCCTGGAACATACTGATTGATGTGTGCGCTCGGAGAGGGAGCAAGCGGCATGCCGTGGACATGTTCTGCCGGATGCGCAAGGAGGGTGGTGGTGCCCTTGATTGCTTCACCTTGACGAGCGTCTTGAAGACATGCTCGGAGAGAGGGGATCTGAGCCTTGGTATGCAGCTCCATGGGTGTTCCTGGAAGGCTGGCTTGGTGCGTGATACCCCGATTGGGAATGCTCTTATTACTATGTATATGAAATGTGGAGGAGGATTGGATTCTGCAGTTGAAGTCTTCCAGACAATTTTGGACCCGAATATTATTTCGTGGACTGCGATAATTTCTGGATTAGTGCAGAATGGGCTGGCCAAAGAAGCAGCGGGCTTTTACTGTGAAATGGTGTATGTAGGCATGATGGAGAATGAATTTTGCTTTACTAGTGTATTACCTGCTTTCAGTATGTTGGTGAGCCTTGATCATGGGAGAATGATCCACTCAAGAATCATTAAGTCGGGGTTCTGTTGCGATGTAATGGTGGGAAATGCACTGATCGATATGTACTTCAAGTGTGGTAGTGCAGAAGATGCTCAAATGGCTTTTGAGACCATGAGAAACCATGACACAGTGTCATGGACCATTACGATTCTGGGATTTGGTCAGCATGGAAAAGGAGAGGAAGCTCTTCAAATCTTCAGAGCACTTGAAAGAAGTGGCACCAGCCCTGATTCGGTTACTTTTCTTGCACTTTTATCCACATGCAGTCATGGAGGTCTTGTGGAGGAGGGGATTAAGATCTTTCACTCTATGGTTAATGATTACAACATCAAGCCAAAGAGGGAGCATTGTGCTTGTGTAATTGATATGCTGGGTCGTGCTGGTAAATTGAGTGAAGCTGAGAAGTTCATCCAGGAGATGGGTATAGAAAGGGATCCATTGGCATGGGAATCTCTTCTTGGAACTTGTGCGATACATGGAGCAACTGAACTGGGAGAGAGATCAGCTGAGAAGGTTATGGAATTGGAACCACATAAAGATGGTCCGTATGTCTTGCTATCAAATATCTATGCTGAACAAAAAATGTGGGAGGAAAAGGTGAAATTGAGAGGAAGATTGGATGCTAGTATGTTGGCAAAAGATGTAGGATACAGCTGGTCTTCAGGTTTTAAAGTATGA